A stretch of Henckelia pumila isolate YLH828 chromosome 4, ASM3356847v2, whole genome shotgun sequence DNA encodes these proteins:
- the LOC140860179 gene encoding ABC transporter C family member 10-like, protein MENPWTVFCGADSNFRAPPSSCTAHVLILCFDILLLIMILYTIVFKKSLKSLNVSASTCHVSSLQIVSALFNGFLGLAYLSFGIWILEEKLRKSQEIAPLHSWLTFMLHGLIWLLTGLIVSLLGTRFRLAWLRLLSLLAFLFSGITCGFSLFLAIFRKEMTVQISLDVVCFIGSCLLLLCTYKGYRHEGCDDNDIRDPLLGSANNDCKTYSGSSLSPLAKASFLSKFTFWWLNPLMKMGREKTLADEDMPSLRVDDRAESCYLLYMEVLNRRRQSDRLTEAEILKTIVLCHWREIIISGFFALLKVMTVSAGPLLLKAFIKVAEGTESFKYERYILVAVLFLTKMFESISERQWYFRSRLVGLKVRSLLTAVIYQKQLRLSNLAKQNHSSGKIINYVTVDSYRIGEFPFWFHQIWTTSLQLCLAILILFQAVGLATIASLTVIILTVVCNSPLGKLQHKFQSQLMVAQDERLKKLSEAILNMKVLKLYAWETHFREVIEMLRATEERCILAFQQSKSCNIFVFWLSPILVSSATFAACYFLGVPLSSVSVFTFLAALRLVQDPVKSIPDVIGVFIQAKVAFSRIAKFLGAPELESASVRVKSCMIGTSVSFQSANLSWDENPSRPTLQNISLGVKPGDKVAICGEVGSGKSTLLAAILGEVPITAGTVQVHGSIAYVSQSAWIQSGSIRENILFGSTFDDNKYQDTLYRCSLLKDLELLPYGDLTEIGERGINLSGGQKQRIQLARALYKDADIYLLDDPFSAVDAHTALSLFKEYVIEALSTKTVLLVTHQVDFLLAFDSILFMLDGKILHAAPYSQLLASSQEFQDLVNAHKETAGSERLSDTSSSQHLESSSREIRNNYAETKVKISENDDQLIKKEEREVGDTGFKPYVIYLKQNKGFVFYTVMALCHLVYMLGQFIQSIWMAANVDTQNVSELRLIIVYSLIGLMISVFLLCRIVFVVVLNIRSSRALFSRLLISLFRAPMLFYDSTPLGRILSRVSSDLSIVDLDVPFSLIFTSVSTMNCYMNLVTLAVITWQVLFVSMPMIFFAIRLQKYYFSSAREFMRINGTTKSLVANHVAESVAGVVTIRAFKEEDRFFTKNLELIDTNGSPYFHYFSANEWLIQRLETLSAVVLSFAGLCMVLLPSGTFSPGFIGMALTYGLSLNVSLVFSMNSQCTLSNYIVSVERLDQYMHIPSEAPEVMEENRPPVNWPMEGKVEIQNLKIRYRPETPLVLHGISCTFEGGHKIGIVGRTGSGKTTLISALFRLVEPAGGKILVDGLDISTLGLHDLRSRFGIIPQDPTLFNGTVRYNLDPFYQHTEQELWEVLEKCRLKDTVQEKENGLDSFVLEDGSNWSVGQRQLLCLGRALLRRSKILVLDEATASIDNATDMILQKVIRKEFAECTVITVAHRIPTVMDCDMVLAISEGKLAEYDEPMKLMKREYSLFGQLVKEYWSHHDCGMRVKHLVQ, encoded by the exons ATGGAGAATCCATGGACTGTGTTTTGTGGCGCTGATTCGAATTTTCGAGCACCCCCTTCTTCTTGCACCGCTCATGTGTTAATTCTTTGTTTCGATATCCTGCTCTTGATCATGATCTTATACACTATAGTTTTCAAGAAATCATTGAAATCCTTAAATGTGAGTGCTTCTACGTGCCATGTATCGAGTTTGCAGATAGTATCAGCCCTTTTTAATGGTTTTCTTGGATTGGCCTATCTATCTTTTGGTATCTGGATTTTGGAAGAGAAGTTGAGAAAAAGTCAAGAGATTGCACCTCTTCATTCGTGGCTAACATTCATGCTTCATGGATTAATTTGGTTGTTAACTGGATTGATAGTTAGTTTGCTAGGAACACGGTTTCGACTAGCCTGGTTGAGGCTTCTATCACTTCTTGCATTCCTCTTCTCTGGTATTACTTGCGGGTTTTCGCTTTTTCTAGCTATTTTTCGGAAAGAGATGACAGTTCAGATCTCTCTGGATGTAGTTTGCTTCATAGGATCTTGTTTATTACTGTTATGCACTTACAAAGGTTATCGGCATGAAGGGTGTGATGACAACGACATTCGCGATCCATTACTTGGATCAGCCAATAATGATTGTAAAACTTATTCAGGTAGCAGTTTGAGTCCATTGGCAAAAGCTAGTTTTTTGAGTAAATTCACGTTTTGGTGGCTGAATCCATTGATGAAAATGGGAAGAGAGAAAACTCTTGCGGATGAAGATATGCCTAGTTTACGCGTGGATGATCGAGCGGAGTCGTGCTACTTGTTATACATGGAGGTATTGAACAGAAGAAGACAATCAGATAGATTAACTGAAGCCGAGATCTTAAAGACCATTGTGTTATGCCACTGGAGAGAAATAATCATATCCGGATTCTTTGCGCTACTCAAAGTGATGACTGTATCCGCCGGACCCTTGCTGCTTAAAGCCTTCATAAAGGTTGCTGAAGGAACAGAAAGTTTCAAATATGAGCGATACATATTGGTTGCAGTGCTTTTCTTGACAAAGATGTTCGAATCGATATCCGAAAGACAGTGGTATTTCAGGTCTAGACTAGTTGGTCTTAAAGTTAGATCCCTACTCACTGCAGTCATTTACCAAAAGCAATTGAGATTATCCAATTTGGCTAAACAGAACCACTCGAGTGGCAAGATAATTAACTATGTTACAGTTGATTCTTATCGAATCGGGGAATTCCCTTTTTGGTTCCACCAGATATGGACTACAAGCCTGCAGCTCTGTCTTGCAATCCTCATCCTCTTCCAAGCTGTTGGACTCGCGACGATTGCATCATTGACTGTTATAATTCTCACCGTTGTCTGCAATTCGCCGCTTGGGAAGTTGCAACATAAGTTTCAGTCTCAGCTTATGGTGGCGCAGGACGAGAGGTTGAAGAAGCTGTCCGAGGCTATTCTAAACATGAAGGTATTGAAATTATATGCATGGGAAACTCATTTTCGGGAAGTGATAGAAATGCTGAGGGCCACTGAAGAGAGATGCATACTGGCATTTCAGCAGTCTAAATCTTGCAACATCTTTGTTTTCTGGTTGTCCCCTATATTAGTCTCTTCTGCTACATTTGCTGCCTGCTATTTTCTTGGTGTCCCATTATCTTCTGTGAGCGTCTTCACCTTTTTAGCGGCTTTACGGCTGGTACAGGATCCAGTTAAAAGTATTCCTGATGTTATTGGAGTGTTTATTCAGGCAAAAGTTGCGTTTTCCAGGATTGCAAAGTTTCTGGGAGCTCCTGAGCTGGAATCCGCCAGTGTTAGAGTTAAGTCGTGCATGATCGGTACCAGTGTTTCGTTTCAATCGGCTAATCTATCGTGGGATGAGAATCCATCCAGGCCGACTCTTCAAAACATCAGTTTGGGTGTTAAACCTGGTGACAAGGTTGCGATTTGTGGAGAGGTGGGTTCAGGGAAGTCGACTCTTCTTGCTGCCATTCTTGGAGAGGTTCCGATAACAGCTGGCACT GTACAAGTGCATGGATCAATTGCTTATGTCTCTCAATCGGCTTGGATTCAATCAGGAAGCATTCGAGAAAACATTCTCTTCGGGTCTACCTTCGATGATAACAAATATCAAGATACACTATATAGGTGTTCGCTACTTAAAGATCTTGAGCTGCTACCTTATGGTGATCTCACTGAGATAGGAGAAAGAGGGATAAACCTTAGCGGCGGCCAAAAACAACGGATTCAGCTTGCTCGTGCTCTGTATAAGGATGCTGATATATATCTCTTGGATGATCCCTTTAGTGCTGTTGATGCACACACTGCTCTGAGTTTGTTTAAG GAATATGTAATCGAAGCCCTCTCAACGAAGACGGTTTTGCTTGTGACTCATCAAGTTGATTTTCTTCTTGCATTTGATTCTATTTTG TTCATGTTAGATGGGAAAATCTTGCATGCGGCTCCTTATTCTCAGTTGCTGGCCTCAAGCCAAGAATTTCAAGACCTTGTTAATGCACACAAAGAAACCGCTGGTTCCGAGAGGCTTTCGGACACCAGTTCTTCCCAACATCTTGAATCTTCCTCCAGAGAAATTCGGAATAATTATGCAGAAACGAAAGTTAAAATATCCGAAAATGATGACCAGTTGATTAAGAAAGAAGAACGAGAAGTCGGGGACACGGGCTTCAAACCGTATGTTATTTACTTGAAGCAAAACAAAGGATTTGTTTTCTACACTGTGATGGCTCTATGTCACCTGGTGTACATGCTAGGCCAGTTTATTCAGAGCATTTGGATGGCTGCAAATGTTGATACTCAAAATGTCAGCGAGCTGAGACTGATAATCGTTTACTCGCTGATTGGACTCATGATATCAGTATTTTTACTCTGTCGAATAGTATTCGTGGTAGTTTTGAACATCAGGTCATCAAGGGCATTATTTTCGCGACTGCTGATTTCTCTGTTTCGTGCACCAATGTTGTTTTATGACTCTACACCTTTGGGGAGAATACTGAGCCGG GTCTCTTCCGATTTGAGCATAGTTGATTTAGACGTTCCTTTTAGCTTGATTTTCACATCGGTGTCGACCATGAATTGTTATATGAACCTGGTGACGCTGGCTGTTATCACATGGCAAGTACTGTTTGTCTCAATGCCAATGATCTTTTTCGCCATTCGCTTGCAG AAATACTATTTTTCTTCAGCCAGAGAGTTCATGCGGATTAATGGAACTACAAAATCTTTGGTAGCAAATCATGTTGCCGAGTCTGTGGCTGGGGTCGTTACAATAAGAGCTTTCAAAGAAGAAGATCGTTTTTTCACCAAGAATCTTGAGCTGATAGACACCAATGGAAGCCCATATTTCCACTATTTTTCGGCAAATGAGTGGTTGATCCAACGGCTGGAAACTCTTAGTGCAGTTGTTCTTTCATTTGCAGGCTTGTGCATGGTTTTACTTCCATCTGGAACTTTTAGCCCTG GATTTATTGGAATGGCTTTGACCTATGGCCTTTCGTTAAATGTGTCTCTCGTGTTTTCCATGAACAGCCAGTGCACTTTATCGAACTACATCGTTTCAGTAGAAAGGCTTGATCAGTATATGCACATACCAAGTGAGGCACCTGAAGTGATGGAAGAGAATCGACCCCCTGTCAACTGGCCGATGGAGGGTAAAGTAGAGATCCAAAATCTGAAG ATAAGATATAGACCTGAAACACCACTTGTTCTACACGGGATTAGTTGCACATTCGAAGGAGGACACAAAATTGGCATTGTTGGCCGGACAGGAAGTGGGAAGACTACACTCATTAGCGCCTTGTTTCGCCTAGTAGAGCCTGCAGGGGGAAAGATTTTGGTAGACGGGCTTGATATATCAACACTCGGGCTTCATGATTTGAGGTCTCGGTTCGGAATCATACCTCAAGACCCTACTCTTTTCAATGGAACTGTGAGGTACAATTTGGATCCATTTTATCAGCATACAGAGCAGGAACTCTGGGAG GTTCTTGAAAAGTGTCGGCTCAAAGACACAGTTCAGGAGAAGGAAAATGGATTAGACTCTTTTG TTTTAGAAGATGGCTCAAACTGGAGTGTGGGGCAACGCCAGTTGTTATGTTTGGGGCGTGCTTTATTGAGGAGAAGCAAGATCTTGGTACTCGATGAAGCAACTGCATCTATCGACAATGCTACCGACATGATCTTGCAGAAGGTTATCAGGAAAGAATTTGCGGAGTGCACCGTTATTACTGTTGCCCATAGAATACCAACTGTGATGGATTGTGATATGGTTCTTGCCATCAGTGAag GTAAACTAGCAGAATATGATGAACCGATGAAGCTAATGAAAAGAGAGTATTCATTGTTCGGACAACTAGTTAAGGAATATTGGTCTCACCATGACTGCGGAATGAGAGTGAAGCATCTCGTGCAATAA
- the LOC140861691 gene encoding uncharacterized protein yields the protein MAGQLRLSVSTFPLSDRIEARSQPNIRDCDPGILVFLIKKEEEEAEGGGVRHVADMAVDQLSQFITQTVQTAIGHNQPPHPPPRGEPNQMDAMWKEIRRLRRQPTTLEYDESSDLEEHLGRFVNAALLHRYSDAIKCWVFLTTLVRSSQQWFNLLQPGSIRSFNDFSSAFVHQFASSKKYLKNSLSSFNLKQSEVEPLREYLQRFNTAALEVPASTADTLVNSFTQGLRGGEFFKSLVKKPPLTFDELLSRAEKYVNLKDSQRKRRQEGTSGSKSGSKAGAKAEGKLEVGRNRAAEEPIRAKGPYPYVPLSVSLEKAMQVCEERQVLVRPRNAKRGPRLPPSDKFCDFHQEYGHVTNDCQRLGEEVQRIMYEDPRIKAELTRRANPSRQGRAPQWRNQRNEVRGNQVDHQERAPQNGQGERVEQISNHPHRCMIHMISGGTTDGGSGRARKAHGRRLENFEVNSQLSCPADPNISFGREDIKDVVVPHNDPLLVTLTIANYDVVCIFVDIGSSVNIIFKETLDQMKLEGFELEPITTALYGFTGHALQPLGQIVLPLSLGGGEQRVTKMTCFTVVDAPSSFNEILGRPALSDFRAVASTYHQKLNFSSRKKVGVVRGDQKAALLCYVNEVNIDAKRSKREVEMISVGRAPRLFGLNVFLMSEEGQENVE from the exons ATGGCAGGTCAGCTCAGATTAAGCGTATCAACATTTCCTTTGTCAGATAGGATTGAAGCGAGATCTCAGCCTAATATTCGGGATTGTGATCCCGGGATTCTCGTGTTCTTGATAAAGAAG GAAGAGGAAGAGGCAGAAGGAGGAGGAGTAAGACATGTGGCTGACATGGCTGTAGATCAGCTCAGCCAATTTATCACTCAAACAGTACAAACAGCCATTGGGCATAATCAACCACCTCATCCCCCACCGAGAGGAGAACCAAATCAAATGGATGCGATGTGGAAGGAAATCAGAAGGTTACGTCGGCAG CCCACCACATTGGAGTATGATGAGAGCTCAGATCTGGAAGAGCATTTGGGGAGATTTGTAAATGCAGCCTTGTTGCATAGATATTCGGATGCAATTAAATGTTGGGTTTTCCTCACTACTTTGGTGAGGTCGTCTCAGCAATGGTTCAATCTCTTGCAGCCCGGAAGTATTCGGAGTTTTAATGATTTCAGCTCAGCTTTTGTGCATCAATTCGCAAGTAGTAAGAAATACCTGAAGAATTCTCTCAGCTCGTTTAATCTGAAGCAATCGGAGGTGGAGCCCTTGAGGGAGTATCTCCAACGCTTCAATACAGCAGCTCTAGAAGTGCCTGCCTCCACTGCAGATACCTTGGTAAACTCTTTCACTCAAGGATTAAGGGGAGGAGAGTTTTTTAAATCCTTGGTTAAAAAGCCTCCTTTGACTTTTGATGAGCTCCTTAGTCGAGCTGAAAAATATGTAAATTTGAAGGATTCACAGAGGAAGAGAAGGCAGGAGGGGACATCTGGAAGTAAATCAGGTAGTAAGGCAGGAGCAAAGGCAGAAGGGAAGTTGGAGGTAGGAAGGAATAGGGCTGCAGAAGAGCCGATCCGAGCTAAGGGACCTTATCCTTACGTACCACTTTCAGTAAGCTTGGAAAAGGCAATGCAGGTGTGTGAGGAAAGACAAGTACTTGTAAGGCCTCGAAATGCTAAGAGGGGTCCTCGGTTACCTCCATCCGACAAGTTTTGTGATTTTCATCAGGAATATGGACATGTCACCAATGATTGCCAGAGGCTAGGTGAGGAGGTTCAGAGGATCATGTATGAAGATCCTCGAATCAAAGCTGAGCTGACTAGAAGAGCAAACCCTTCTCGTCAAGGCCGAGCTCCGCAATGGAGGAATCAAAGGAATGAAGTCAGAGGAAATCAAGTTGATCACCAAGAAAGAGCCCCTCAAAATGGCCAGGGAGAGAGGGTTGAACAAATTTCAAATCACCCTCATAGGTGTATGATCCATATGATCTCAGGGGGCACTACGGATGGAGGTTCAGGAAGAGCTCGCAAAGCTCACGGGCGCAGGTTGGAAAATTTTGAGGTGAACTCTCAGCTCAGCTGTCCTGCTGATCCGAACATTAGTTTTGGAAGGGAAGATATAAAGGATGTAGTGGTACCTCATAATGATCCTTTATTGGTAACCTTGACCATAGCTAATTATGATGTGGTTTGTATCTTTGTGGACATTGGGAGCTCGGTGAACATTATCTTCAAAGAAACTCTGGACCAGATGAAATTAGAGGGTTTTGAGTTGGAGCCAATTACCACGGCGTTATACGGGTTCACAGGTCATGCTTTGCAACCATTGGGACAAATAGTTCTCCCATTATCTCTCGGGGGTGGAGAGCAGCGAGTCACAAAAATGACATGTTTTACGGTGGTGGATGCACCATCTTCCTTTAACGAAATCTTGGGTCGTCCTGCCCTGAGTGATTTTCGAGCTGTGGCATCCACCTACCATCAGAAGTTGAATTTCTCAAGTAGGAAAAAAGTGGGGGTTGTTCGGGGTGATCAAAAGGCAGCTCTCTTGTGCTATGTGAATGAGGTAAATATTGATGCAAAGAGGAGTAAGAGGGAGGTAGAAATGATCTCAGTAGGTCGGGCACCAAGGTTGTTTGGCCTGAATGTGTTTCTAATGTCTGAAGAGGGTCAGGAGAATGTGGAGTAA